In Eleutherodactylus coqui strain aEleCoq1 chromosome 4, aEleCoq1.hap1, whole genome shotgun sequence, the following are encoded in one genomic region:
- the LOC136624375 gene encoding oocyte zinc finger protein XlCOF7.1-like, translating into MTFTIFISQLVKLEEDLIPIDATETHVRGYQPCKEGIPTDDPPDDDISSSEEHLISSGFTVEDDGNIQDTHAEPAIIPDVPSALPSKHLSSDPFIEVPSSNSSQTSKQHNIYRRDLKEETVVTGKKSFSCSECGKCFTHKSHLVYHQRIHTGEKSFSCSECGKCFTLKSHLVYHQRIHTGEKPFSCSECGKCFTHKLDLVGHQRIHTGEKPFSCSECGKCFTHKVGLVRHQRIHMGDKPFSCSECGKCFTMKLDLVGHQRIHTGEKPFSCSECGKCFTRKSHLAVHQRIHTGEKPFSCSVCGKCFTLKSPLDRHQRIHTGEKPFSCSECGKCFARKSSLVEHLKIHTGERRFSCSVCGKCFAQKSSLVEHLKIHTSERRFSCSVCGKCFAQKSSLVEHLKIHTSERRFSCSVCGKCFTMKLDLVRHQRIHTGEKPFSCAECGKCFTMKSNLVGHQRIHTGEKPFSCAECGKCFTMKLGLVRHQRIHTGEKPFSCAECGKCFTMKLGLVRHQRIHTGEKPFSCSECGKCFTSNTTLLTHQRTHTGKKSFQNVENVS; encoded by the exons atgacttttacaatatttatttcacagctggtgaaactggaggaagatctgatccctattgatgctacagagacacatgtgagggggtatcagccgtgtaaggaggggattcctacagatgaccccccag atgacgacatCAGCAGCTCAGAGGAACATTTGATATCTTCAGGTTTTACAGTGGAAGATGATGGTAACATACAAGATACACACGCagagcctgccattatcccagatgtaccctcagcccttcccagcaaacatCTGTCATCTGATCCTTTTATAGAGGTTCCATCTTCTAATTCATCACAGACTAGTAAGCAACATAACATTTACAGAAGAGATCTTAAAGAAGAAACAGTTGTCACAGggaagaagtcattttcatgttcagaatgtgggaaatgttttacccacaaatcacatcttgtttatcatcagagaattcacacaggagagaagtcattttcatgttcggaatgtgggaaatgttttaccctgaaatcacatcttgtttatcatcaaagaattcacacaggagagaagccattttcatgttcagaatgtgggaaatgttttacccataaATTAGATCTTGttggacatcagagaattcacacaggagagaagccattttcatgttcagaatgtgggaaatgttttacccataaAGTaggtcttgttagacatcagagaattcacatgggggacaagccattttcatgttctgaatgtgggaaatgttttaccatgaAATTAGATCTTGttggacatcagagaattcacacaggagagaagccattttcatgttcagaatgtggtaaatgttttaccagaaaatcacatcttgctgttcatcagagaattcatacaggagagaagccattttcatgttctgtctgtgggaaatgttttaccctgaAATCACCTCTtgatagacatcagagaattcacacaggagagaagccattttcatgttcagaatgtgggaaatgttttgctcggAAATCATCCCTTGTTGAACATCTGAaaattcacactggtgagaggcGATTTTcgtgttctgtctgtgggaaatgttttgctcagAAATCATCCCTTGTTGAACATCTGAAAATTCACACTAGTGAGAGGCGATTTTcgtgttctgtctgtgggaaatgttttgctcagAAATCATCCCTTGTTGAACATCTGAAAATTCACACTAGTGAGAGGCGATTTTcgtgttctgtctgtgggaaatgttttaccatgaaattagatcttgttagacatcagagaattcacacaggagagaagccattttcatgtgcagaatgtgggaaatgttttaccatgaaatcaaatcttgttggacatcagagaattcacacaggagagaagccattttcatgtgcagaatgtgggaaatgttttaccatgaaattaggtcttgttagacatcagagaattcacacaggagagaagccattttcatgtgcagaatgtgggaaatgttttaccatgaaattaggtcttgttagacatcagagaattcacacaggagagaagccattttcatgttcagaatgtgggaaatgttttacaagtaATACAACTCTTCTTacacatcaaagaactcacacagggaagaagtcaTTTCAGAATGTAGAAAATGTTTCTTga